TCAATACACCCTTACCACCAAACTTACCCGCCCTAATCATCTTAACAACGTAGTAAGCTGCCTCCCTAGCCTCAACTTGTCCTACAAAACCATCGGCGGAGAATTGAACCTTACCATCCCTAATACCTAAACCCTTAATATGGCTATGCAAACCAATCCTTTCGAAGGTTGGCTTAACCTCCTCTATACGAATGTTGGACATAGTGATCAACGATGTTAAAATATATAGCCTTTAAACCTTTTCAACGTGAGTCCACCAGTAACCCATTTACTCTCATTAAGGTCATTACCTACCTACCCTTATCATTATTGATTCTTCATTGGTTGGTACGTGTACATTATCAATGCCGTACTTAACCTTCAGTCTCTCAAGGAACTGCAAAGCCTTAATAGCCTCAGTATGAACGAGTATTATCTTTGTATCTGGGTTAAAGTGCCTAATGAAAGCCTCGAGTTCCGCCCTACCACTATGGGAACTAAAGTCAAACCAATAGAGCTTAGCATCAAGAACTACCTCACCTTTATCAATGAATGCCCTACCCCTCGTTAATAATTCAAAACCCGGCGTATCTGGCGCTTGATAACTGGGCAGGATGATGGCATTCCTTCTATCCCTACTTAACCTCTTTAGGTAATAGACTGCAGCGCCACCCTTCAACATACCTGCTGGTGACACTATTATTACGGGTTCCTTTGATAAGGACCTTCTCTGATAATCTGTGGTAATCTCGAGACTATTCTCCACAGCCTTAAGGTAAAGCTCAGGATTTGCCAAGTAATGCGGATACTTAGCCACTATTTGATTTGCAAGTCTTGCTAATCCATCAATTATTATTGGGTAATCAATACCATTTTTATAAAGTGTTATTAGGATCTCCTGAGCTCTACCAATTGTTAATACGGGAATTAATACTGAGCCCCCACTCTCAATGGTCTCCTTAATAACCTTAATGAACTCCCTCTCAACCTCCTCCCTAGGTGGATGCGTATTAGCTACGTATGTGCCCTCCATAATAACCACATCAACATCCTTAGGGACGCTATTAACATCAGCACCACGTAATAGATTTGATGATGCAAGATTGAAATCGCCAGTAAATAGCACTCGGGCGCCATTCAACTCCAATAGCGTCAACATACTGCCCGGCACATGACCGGCATTTATTATTGTTGCCTTTACATCCTTTGATATGTCAATATCCTCACCATAAGTTACGGGTATTGCATGATCAAGTACTGCCTTAATCTCCTCATCCTCATAGGGCAGGTAATAACCGCTTAATTTAATGGCGTCCTTAAACATTATATCCGCAAGCTCAAGGGTTAGGGGGGTTGCATAGACAGGCGGTGGTGAGCTAACGTATAGGCTTGGTAATGCACCACAATGATCAAGATGCGCATGACTTAGGAATACTGCCATTATGTCCCTGGGCCTAACATGACTGGGCATTACTGGTTTATCATTCTCGTCAAAATTCACACCATAATCAAAGAGAAAACCCCTATCAGAATTTATATCCTTAACAAAAATCGCCATCCTACCAACCTCCCCACCACTACCCAATACTCTCACTATCAAATCAACCATTTGTACACTGTAATCGTTAAATAACTGGTTTTTGTACTTTGTTATTACGTTAATATAGTTTAAGCGAGAAACTAATTATCATTAATACTCAGTGATTCTTCGAATCCTCTCATTATCCTAACCTGCCAAGGCTTAAGACCAATCTCACCAAGTCTCCATAACCGTAGCAATGATTCCATGGTACATAGTGGATCCATGGACCAAACATCGTTATTAAGTACGCCGGCTCTAACTCTGCAACCACCACAATACCTTAGGTATGGGCATCTCATACATGGTGAATCACCGTAATTCCTCTCCCTAAGCCTAATCACTAATTCCGTGTTTTCCCTAGGCCTCAGCCAAATCTCAGTTAGCCTCTCCCTCCTGACATTACCCATTGGTTTATCATTGAAGAATTGACATGGGTAAACATCACCATTGGGGTATATCGACATTACCTTCCTACCAGCACTACACGCACCCATCCTACTTACAAGCCTTAACTTTCCCATGAACTCACCCTCATCACTACTTGACAACAGAGAGGCGACGACACCATCAGCAGGATTATCCACGGTTAATACCTCAACATCAGGATAATTCCTAGCAGTATCTATTAACCTAATTAAAAATCTCAGTAGTTGGTCAGAACTCGGTAATAAATTAAGGATACCCCTGCCCCTACCACTGGGTACTAGGTGGTAAAACGCTACTCTTGAAATACCCAACCTATGTGCCAACTCTATAACCTCGGGTGCATGATCGATATTCAACTTAGTAACTGTGGTTCTAATACCAACTGGTATTCCAACCTCCATTATGTTTTTAATGCCCTTAACCGCCAAGTCCCAAGCCCCTGGAATACCCCTTATCTTATCATGAATCTCGGGAATCGGTGAATCAATGCTTATACCAACATACTGAGTACCTAGTTCCTTAAGCTTTAGGGCCCAATCCCTGGTTATCAATGTGCCATTTGTACTCAGGGAAACCTTTATATCATAATCACTAGCCCTTCTCATTACCTCAGTAATATCCTCCCTAACTAATGGCTCACCACCACTAATGATAAGTAACGGTGTTCTCAACTCATGGGCATCATCAACAACCCTAAGGGCCTCCTCGGTCGTTAACTCATCCCTCGAGATGCCTTGAATCGCATTTATATAGCAATGAATGCACTTTAGGTTACACCTATACGTTATGTTCCAGAAAATTAACGGCCTACTGATGTCCGTAAACTCCCTATCACTCTTCACGTAGTCATGACCCTTAATGGACAGGCTTACTGTACCACCTCCAACTACTAAATTCGTTATGTTAATCATCTAATCAATTAGGCAGGTACTTAACCAGTATAAAACCTTACTTACACGGATACTGCCAAAATAACATTAGGAAGTAAGTTATTAAATGAGAAGACCTGATTTGCAGGCAATGCATAAAT
This is a stretch of genomic DNA from Vulcanisaeta moutnovskia 768-28. It encodes these proteins:
- a CDS encoding MBL fold metallo-hydrolase codes for the protein MVDLIVRVLGSGGEVGRMAIFVKDINSDRGFLFDYGVNFDENDKPVMPSHVRPRDIMAVFLSHAHLDHCGALPSLYVSSPPPVYATPLTLELADIMFKDAIKLSGYYLPYEDEEIKAVLDHAIPVTYGEDIDISKDVKATIINAGHVPGSMLTLLELNGARVLFTGDFNLASSNLLRGADVNSVPKDVDVVIMEGTYVANTHPPREEVEREFIKVIKETIESGGSVLIPVLTIGRAQEILITLYKNGIDYPIIIDGLARLANQIVAKYPHYLANPELYLKAVENSLEITTDYQRRSLSKEPVIIVSPAGMLKGGAAVYYLKRLSRDRRNAIILPSYQAPDTPGFELLTRGRAFIDKGEVVLDAKLYWFDFSSHSGRAELEAFIRHFNPDTKIILVHTEAIKALQFLERLKVKYGIDNVHVPTNEESIMIRVGR
- a CDS encoding radical SAM/SPASM domain-containing protein, encoding MINITNLVVGGGTVSLSIKGHDYVKSDREFTDISRPLIFWNITYRCNLKCIHCYINAIQGISRDELTTEEALRVVDDAHELRTPLLIISGGEPLVREDITEVMRRASDYDIKVSLSTNGTLITRDWALKLKELGTQYVGISIDSPIPEIHDKIRGIPGAWDLAVKGIKNIMEVGIPVGIRTTVTKLNIDHAPEVIELAHRLGISRVAFYHLVPSGRGRGILNLLPSSDQLLRFLIRLIDTARNYPDVEVLTVDNPADGVVASLLSSSDEGEFMGKLRLVSRMGACSAGRKVMSIYPNGDVYPCQFFNDKPMGNVRRERLTEIWLRPRENTELVIRLRERNYGDSPCMRCPYLRYCGGCRVRAGVLNNDVWSMDPLCTMESLLRLWRLGEIGLKPWQVRIMRGFEESLSINDN